A region of Flavobacterium indicum GPTSA100-9 = DSM 17447 DNA encodes the following proteins:
- a CDS encoding LTA synthase family protein, whose protein sequence is MKSFLRLEEYVALFYRIFLVYIFYFLARILFYFYNQDIVAVDSFSEFLRLSYHGLAFDTTAILYVNGLFILLSILPLFFNTKPKYQNFLFYVYFSTNLLFYALNFVDFIYYKYNFSRLTLAAWDVFKHEKSKFGMFFRFFYTYWDVFLLFFVVAFLWVFLYKKVKVKHNLTEHSKIKYIVSSIVGVLIIATISVGGIRGDFKKSTRPINLVDANRHVSKTQHADIVLNSTFTFLRTLGVTSFKKTEFNIPDAVIESNFKPIKFYANNESTKPNIVLIITESLAKEYVGSFNKNIGIKGYKGYTPFLDSLASSSLIFTNAYANGYKSIHGMSSIISGIPSFKDAFTSSPYAKQKIESLVSCLKSEGYDTSFFHGAPNGSMGFLGYANILGFDHYYGMTEYGNDKDFDGSWGIWDEPFMQYMNQTISKKKQPFFSTIFTVSSHEPYVIPKKYEGKFPKGDLPMHQCVGYTDYAFKKFFEAAKKQPWYNNTIFIITADHCNQVFYGDEFYNKIINRNAVPILIFKPKSNLKGVNNEIAQHIDIYPTILDLIGYNKPFRSWGRSLVNTKKEQAPFLINYNTNMYQFMKGNYICMFDGKNAVGFYSVNDKELTKNLIGKRNKEMNDIELACKAFIQDYFNRIIDKKLTSK, encoded by the coding sequence AGCTTTTGATACAACTGCCATTTTATATGTAAATGGATTGTTTATTTTACTCTCAATTTTACCCTTGTTTTTTAACACAAAACCTAAGTATCAAAACTTTCTTTTTTATGTTTATTTTTCAACGAATTTACTTTTTTATGCTTTAAATTTTGTTGATTTTATTTACTATAAATACAATTTTTCTAGATTAACTTTAGCGGCTTGGGACGTTTTTAAACATGAAAAATCTAAATTCGGAATGTTTTTTAGGTTTTTTTATACTTATTGGGATGTGTTTTTACTCTTTTTTGTTGTTGCATTTCTTTGGGTATTTTTGTACAAAAAAGTTAAAGTTAAACATAATTTAACAGAACATTCTAAAATAAAATATATTGTTTCTTCAATTGTAGGAGTTCTAATTATTGCGACTATAAGTGTTGGTGGAATAAGAGGCGATTTTAAAAAAAGTACACGTCCTATCAACTTAGTTGATGCCAATCGACATGTTTCTAAAACTCAGCATGCTGACATCGTATTGAATTCAACATTCACTTTTTTAAGAACTTTAGGAGTAACTTCTTTTAAGAAAACAGAATTTAATATTCCAGATGCTGTTATTGAATCAAATTTTAAACCAATTAAATTCTATGCTAACAATGAAAGTACAAAACCGAATATTGTTTTAATTATCACGGAAAGCTTAGCTAAAGAATATGTAGGTTCATTTAATAAAAATATTGGCATTAAAGGTTATAAAGGTTATACACCTTTTCTTGATTCTTTGGCTAGTAGTAGTTTGATTTTTACTAACGCCTATGCTAATGGTTACAAATCTATTCATGGAATGTCTTCTATTATTTCAGGTATACCAAGTTTTAAAGATGCATTCACTTCTTCGCCTTATGCAAAGCAAAAAATAGAATCGTTAGTTTCATGTTTAAAATCGGAGGGATATGACACTTCTTTTTTTCATGGGGCTCCAAATGGTTCAATGGGTTTTTTAGGTTATGCAAATATTCTTGGATTTGATCATTATTACGGAATGACAGAATATGGGAATGATAAAGATTTTGATGGTTCATGGGGAATTTGGGACGAACCGTTTATGCAATATATGAATCAGACGATAAGTAAAAAGAAACAACCCTTTTTCTCAACAATATTTACCGTTTCATCGCATGAACCTTATGTGATTCCGAAGAAATATGAAGGTAAATTTCCTAAAGGAGATTTGCCAATGCATCAATGTGTTGGTTATACTGATTATGCTTTTAAGAAGTTTTTTGAAGCAGCTAAAAAACAACCCTGGTACAATAATACAATTTTTATAATAACAGCAGATCATTGTAATCAAGTGTTTTATGGGGATGAATTTTATAATAAAATAATTAATAGAAATGCAGTTCCTATTTTAATTTTTAAACCAAAGAGTAATTTAAAAGGTGTAAATAACGAAATTGCACAACATATAGATATTTATCCAACTATTTTGGATTTAATTGGTTACAATAAACCTTTTAGAAGTTGGGGTAGAAGTCTTGTAAATACCAAAAAAGAGCAAGCTCCCTTTTTAATCAATTACAATACTAATATGTATCAGTTTATGAAAGGAAATTACATTTGTATGTTTGATGGTAAAAATGCTGTTGGGTTTTATAGTGTAAATGATAAGGAACTGACAAAAAATCTAATTGGAAAAAGAAATAAAGAAATGAATGATATTGAATTAGCTTGTAAAGCTTTTATACAGGATTATTTTAATAGAATCATTGATAAAAAATTAACCTCAAAGTAA
- a CDS encoding dual specificity protein phosphatase family protein yields MWKKIIIAIVVLAALIFGKSYVYDYKINHNLETITEGKVYKSGVIPPDELPDYIKKYNIKSVVDLRFPGTGDDVNNPEVPAELTAEKEAIAKIPGVNYFNNGSDQVPAKKNLDYFFKIMDNTDNYPVLIHCYHGVGRAEIYSAIYRIEYENWDRDKARTSTRFLTKWSAFDLGKPKGDFLHTYIKRKDSVK; encoded by the coding sequence ATGTGGAAAAAAATAATAATTGCAATAGTTGTTTTAGCTGCTTTGATTTTTGGAAAATCGTATGTGTATGATTATAAAATTAATCATAATTTAGAAACAATTACAGAAGGGAAAGTTTATAAAAGTGGCGTTATACCTCCTGATGAGTTGCCAGATTACATTAAAAAATACAATATTAAAAGTGTGGTGGATTTACGATTTCCAGGTACTGGAGATGATGTAAACAATCCAGAAGTTCCTGCTGAACTTACTGCTGAAAAAGAAGCAATTGCAAAAATACCTGGGGTGAATTATTTTAATAATGGTTCCGATCAAGTCCCTGCAAAAAAGAATTTGGATTATTTTTTTAAGATTATGGATAATACAGATAATTATCCTGTCTTAATTCATTGTTATCATGGTGTAGGAAGAGCAGAGATATACTCGGCCATCTATCGAATTGAATATGAAAATTGGGATCGTGACAAAGCCCGAACAAGTACTCGTTTTTTAACCAAATGGAGTGCTTTCGATTTAGGAAAACCTAAAGGTGATTTTTTACATACGTACATCAAAAGAAAAGATTCGGTTAAATAA
- a CDS encoding sulfite exporter TauE/SafE family protein, whose amino-acid sequence MEYIIIPIVALLASALTFFSGFGLGTILLPAFGLFFPIEIAIALTAIVHFLNNIFKLGLVFKNIDKKVVLGFGVPALLFSFLGAKTLQHLNFPYNFIKYQIGENVFETNMVKLIIAVVFLFFALFELIPKLKNLEFDKKYVMLGGILSGFFGGLSGHQGALRSAFLTKVGLSKEAFIATGVAIACLIDLSRLSVYSRQITQYHNQIDFNLIVIATLSAFVGVYFGTKWVKKVTIATIQNIVAVMLILFAVVLGMGII is encoded by the coding sequence ATGGAATATATTATAATCCCTATAGTTGCATTACTAGCCTCTGCTCTAACCTTTTTTTCAGGATTTGGGCTAGGAACAATATTATTGCCAGCTTTTGGATTGTTCTTTCCAATTGAAATTGCTATTGCTTTAACCGCAATTGTCCATTTTTTAAATAATATTTTTAAATTAGGATTGGTTTTTAAAAACATAGATAAAAAAGTAGTGTTGGGCTTTGGAGTACCAGCACTGCTTTTTTCATTTTTAGGTGCAAAAACACTACAACACCTCAACTTTCCTTATAATTTTATAAAATACCAAATCGGTGAAAACGTTTTTGAAACCAATATGGTTAAACTTATCATAGCTGTGGTTTTTCTCTTTTTTGCATTATTTGAATTAATCCCTAAATTAAAAAACCTAGAATTCGATAAAAAATATGTTATGCTTGGCGGAATCTTGAGTGGTTTTTTTGGTGGATTATCCGGACATCAAGGTGCCTTAAGAAGTGCTTTTTTAACTAAAGTTGGATTATCAAAAGAAGCTTTTATTGCAACAGGTGTGGCTATAGCCTGTTTGATCGATCTTTCTCGATTGAGCGTGTATAGTCGTCAAATTACACAATATCACAATCAAATTGATTTCAATTTAATTGTAATTGCCACTTTATCAGCTTTTGTAGGTGTGTATTTTGGAACTAAATGGGTTAAAAAAGTAACTATTGCTACCATTCAAAATATTGTAGCTGTGATGTTAATTTTATTTGCGGTTGTATTGGGAATGGGAATTATTTAA
- the tpiA gene encoding triose-phosphate isomerase has product MRKNIVAGNWKMNKDYSQAIELINQIKAGKPNTTTEVILATPFPYLAKAVELVAGTDIKIAAQNMHQAEGGAFTGEVAANMLTSIGVNTVILGHSERRAYFHETDALLANKVDTALKHEMTVIFCFGEELKDRQDNNHFNIVEYQLRDGLFHIEKENWKNIVLAYEPVWAIGTGETASPEQAQEMHAFIRNLVDKVFGNEVAENVTILYGGSVKPDNAKEIFSKPDVDGGLIGGASLQANDFFGIINGI; this is encoded by the coding sequence ATGAGAAAAAATATAGTTGCCGGTAACTGGAAAATGAATAAAGATTACTCTCAAGCCATTGAGTTAATTAATCAAATCAAAGCAGGTAAACCAAATACAACTACAGAAGTTATTTTAGCTACTCCATTTCCTTATTTAGCAAAGGCAGTGGAATTAGTAGCAGGTACTGATATTAAGATTGCAGCTCAAAATATGCACCAAGCAGAAGGTGGTGCTTTTACAGGAGAAGTAGCCGCAAACATGTTAACCAGCATTGGTGTAAATACTGTAATTCTTGGACACAGTGAAAGAAGAGCCTATTTTCATGAAACGGATGCTTTATTAGCAAATAAAGTCGATACGGCTTTAAAACATGAAATGACTGTAATTTTCTGTTTTGGTGAAGAATTAAAAGACCGTCAAGACAACAATCATTTTAATATTGTTGAATACCAATTACGAGACGGCTTATTTCATATTGAAAAAGAAAATTGGAAAAATATAGTATTAGCATACGAACCTGTTTGGGCAATAGGAACTGGAGAAACAGCTAGTCCTGAACAAGCACAAGAAATGCACGCTTTTATTAGAAATTTAGTAGATAAAGTATTTGGAAATGAAGTCGCAGAAAATGTAACCATTCTATATGGAGGCAGTGTAAAACCAGATAATGCTAAAGAAATTTTCTCTAAACCTGATGTTGATGGAGGCTTAATTGGTGGAGCATCCTTACAAGCAAATGATTTCTTTGGAATTATAAACGGAATATAA
- a CDS encoding TlpA family protein disulfide reductase codes for MKKIIAAFALIISLGSCQAQETEFSKKSLESKFKDLENKEINFQQILEKHKGKTIFIEVWASWCSDCIKAMPTVKELHDVYGSDIVFVNLSCDKTYESWLAGIEKHQVKGEHYLVPDGMKGKFGKSIGLDWIPRYMIVDKTGKIALYKAIEPTDSKIEETLNK; via the coding sequence ATGAAAAAAATCATTGCTGCTTTTGCACTTATTATTTCATTAGGTTCTTGCCAAGCTCAAGAAACAGAATTTTCAAAAAAATCATTAGAATCCAAATTTAAAGATTTAGAAAATAAAGAAATCAACTTTCAACAAATTTTAGAAAAACACAAAGGAAAAACAATTTTTATTGAAGTTTGGGCTTCATGGTGTTCTGATTGTATTAAAGCAATGCCAACAGTAAAAGAATTACATGATGTTTATGGTTCAGATATTGTTTTTGTTAACTTATCTTGTGATAAAACTTATGAATCTTGGTTAGCAGGAATTGAAAAACACCAAGTAAAAGGGGAACATTATTTAGTTCCTGATGGAATGAAAGGCAAGTTTGGAAAATCAATTGGATTAGATTGGATTCCAAGATATATGATTGTAGACAAAACAGGAAAAATTGCCTTATACAAGGCTATTGAACCAACAGATTCTAAAATAGAAGAAACATTAAATAAGTAA
- a CDS encoding TlpA family protein disulfide reductase, which yields MKKETQIWTIRIVVAVLFLVSALAKIAKGWIPEFPFIDFSPNFAISTFEVKQLYPLGFSEGIAPYFSRTLIGIEFALGFLLLHNHYLKKITIPATIALLGIFILHLSYETFVSGNVGNCGCFGELLPMTPVEAIIKNIIAIGLLVWLWKLLAPDAKSNFWILTTVTLGCILGIFMLAPMRASSLGSTTNNINFNTINTSIDTSFVANDSNATKETSTEVKDTIKTKSVIEETIKAAEPKPTKSGYAEYYADIDKGKKIFCFFVPGCEHCRETAKELNAMRKKYKDFPEVRIIFMDEEAEKIPEFFQFVGHQFPYKIIDIIPFWTKLGSGKDTPGVVYLWNGNVMKFYDGIAEKAFNKKEFEKLVNQPYKK from the coding sequence ATGAAGAAAGAAACACAAATTTGGACTATAAGAATTGTTGTTGCAGTATTATTTTTAGTATCAGCATTAGCAAAAATCGCTAAAGGTTGGATACCCGAATTTCCATTTATCGATTTTTCACCCAATTTTGCTATTTCTACATTTGAAGTAAAACAATTATATCCACTTGGTTTTTCTGAAGGAATAGCCCCTTACTTTTCAAGAACTTTAATTGGAATTGAATTTGCTTTAGGCTTTTTATTACTTCATAATCATTATTTAAAAAAGATTACTATACCGGCAACCATAGCCCTTTTGGGTATTTTTATTTTACATTTAAGTTACGAAACTTTTGTTAGCGGAAATGTTGGTAATTGTGGTTGTTTTGGGGAATTATTACCGATGACTCCCGTTGAAGCCATCATTAAAAACATTATTGCTATTGGTTTATTAGTTTGGTTATGGAAATTACTTGCTCCAGATGCTAAATCAAATTTCTGGATATTAACAACCGTTACTTTAGGTTGCATTTTAGGAATTTTCATGTTAGCACCTATGAGAGCGAGTTCACTTGGAAGCACAACAAACAATATCAATTTTAACACAATAAATACATCAATTGACACTTCATTTGTAGCCAATGACAGTAATGCGACTAAAGAAACATCAACAGAAGTAAAAGACACCATAAAAACAAAAAGTGTTATTGAAGAAACAATAAAGGCAGCTGAACCAAAGCCAACAAAATCGGGTTATGCCGAGTATTATGCTGACATTGATAAGGGTAAAAAAATATTTTGCTTCTTTGTTCCTGGATGTGAACATTGTAGAGAAACTGCGAAAGAATTAAATGCCATGCGTAAAAAATATAAAGATTTCCCTGAAGTTCGAATTATTTTTATGGATGAAGAAGCTGAAAAAATTCCGGAATTCTTCCAATTTGTTGGACATCAATTCCCTTATAAAATTATCGACATTATTCCGTTTTGGACAAAATTAGGATCAGGTAAAGATACCCCTGGTGTAGTGTATTTATGGAATGGAAATGTGATGAAATTCTATGACGGCATTGCGGAAAAAGCTTTTAACAAAAAAGAATTTGAAAAATTAGTAAACCAACCGTATAAAAAATAA
- a CDS encoding DUF1599 domain-containing protein — protein sequence MTNTSEQFDKVIAICRDLFSKKAHDYGTAWRVLRLPSLTDQIFIKAQRIRSLQENDVRKVDEDEASEFIGIINYCLMALIQMDKGVATQPDLSAEEAIQLYYEKVALTKKLMEDKNHDYGEAWRDMRVSSLTDLIIQKLLRVKQIEDNKGKTLVSEGIDANYQDMINYSVFALILMKRF from the coding sequence ATGACGAATACCTCTGAACAATTTGATAAAGTAATTGCGATTTGTCGCGATTTATTCTCAAAAAAAGCACATGATTACGGAACAGCTTGGCGCGTTTTACGTTTGCCTTCTTTAACGGATCAAATTTTCATTAAAGCACAACGCATTAGAAGTTTACAAGAAAACGATGTAAGAAAAGTAGATGAAGACGAAGCTTCTGAATTCATCGGTATTATTAATTATTGTTTAATGGCTTTAATTCAGATGGATAAAGGCGTGGCAACTCAACCCGATTTATCAGCGGAGGAAGCCATTCAGCTATATTATGAAAAAGTAGCGCTTACAAAAAAATTAATGGAAGATAAAAATCATGATTATGGAGAAGCATGGCGCGATATGCGAGTGAGTTCATTGACCGATTTAATTATTCAAAAATTATTACGAGTAAAACAAATAGAAGACAATAAAGGAAAAACTTTAGTTTCTGAAGGAATTGATGCGAATTACCAAGACATGATTAATTATTCGGTTTTTGCATTAATATTAATGAAGCGATTTTAA
- the folP gene encoding dihydropteroate synthase yields MSTINCKGRLIDLSTPKVMGILNVTPDSFFDGGTLKNADEVVQKVEKMLDEGADFIDLGGYSSRPGAAFVSVEEELNRVVPIVEILVEKFSDILISIDTFRSDVAQKAIEAGAAMINDISAGMLDENMIPTVAKLQVPYIMMHMRGTPQTMQTLTDYNDIIKDINFYFSERCALARSFGLNDIIIDPGFGFAKTTEQNFELLHKMELLQMTGLPILAGISRKSMIYKTLQTTPDKALNGTTFLHAFCLQKGASILRVHDVKEAVECVKLISQFGN; encoded by the coding sequence ATGTCAACAATAAACTGCAAAGGAAGACTTATCGATTTATCAACACCAAAGGTAATGGGGATTTTAAATGTGACTCCCGATTCTTTTTTTGATGGGGGTACGCTAAAAAATGCCGATGAAGTGGTTCAAAAAGTAGAAAAGATGTTGGATGAAGGGGCTGATTTTATTGACTTAGGAGGTTATTCAAGTCGGCCAGGAGCTGCATTTGTTTCTGTGGAAGAAGAATTGAATAGGGTAGTACCCATTGTTGAAATTTTGGTTGAAAAATTTTCAGATATTTTAATTTCTATTGATACTTTTCGAAGTGATGTAGCTCAAAAAGCCATAGAAGCGGGTGCGGCGATGATTAATGATATTTCAGCGGGAATGTTAGATGAGAATATGATTCCTACAGTAGCAAAATTGCAAGTTCCCTACATTATGATGCATATGCGAGGCACACCTCAAACCATGCAAACATTAACAGATTATAACGATATTATTAAAGATATTAATTTTTATTTTTCTGAACGTTGTGCTTTGGCACGAAGTTTTGGTTTGAATGATATCATTATCGATCCTGGATTTGGTTTTGCTAAAACAACTGAACAAAATTTTGAATTATTACATAAAATGGAATTGTTGCAAATGACAGGATTACCAATTTTAGCAGGAATATCGAGAAAATCAATGATATATAAAACCTTGCAAACTACACCGGATAAGGCGTTAAATGGAACAACTTTTTTGCATGCCTTTTGTTTGCAAAAAGGGGCTTCTATTTTACGTGTTCACGATGTGAAAGAAGCGGTGGAGTGCGTGAAATTAATTAGCCAATTTGGCAATTAG
- the rlmH gene encoding 23S rRNA (pseudouridine(1915)-N(3))-methyltransferase RlmH: protein MNIKLIAIGKTDNKNLQALIDEYTKRLGFYVKFELDIIPDIKNVKNLSESEQKIKEGQLILSKLSPTDQLIVLDENGKEFNSVGFSDFLQKKMNSGIKTLAFVIGGPYGFSEEVYQKAQGKVSLSQMTFSHQMVRLFVIEQIYRSFTILNNEPYHHS, encoded by the coding sequence ATGAACATTAAACTTATTGCAATAGGTAAAACCGATAATAAGAATCTACAAGCTTTAATAGATGAATACACCAAACGATTGGGATTTTATGTAAAATTTGAATTAGATATCATTCCGGATATCAAGAATGTAAAAAACTTATCAGAAAGTGAACAAAAAATCAAAGAAGGACAATTGATTTTATCAAAATTATCCCCAACCGACCAATTGATTGTTTTAGATGAAAATGGGAAGGAATTCAATAGTGTTGGTTTTTCCGATTTTTTACAGAAGAAAATGAATTCTGGAATTAAAACATTAGCTTTTGTTATTGGTGGCCCTTATGGATTTTCGGAAGAAGTGTATCAAAAAGCACAAGGCAAAGTTTCCTTATCGCAAATGACATTTTCCCATCAAATGGTGCGTTTATTTGTGATTGAACAAATTTATAGAAGCTTTACTATTTTAAACAATGAGCCGTATCATCATAGTTAA
- a CDS encoding YebC/PmpR family DNA-binding transcriptional regulator, which translates to MGRAFEFRKARKMKRWGAMAKTFTKIGKDIVMAVKEGGPNPETNSRLRAVIQNAKAANMPKDNIERAIKKASDKDTANYKEVLFEGYAPHGIAILIETATDNNNRTVANIRSYFNKCNGTLGTQGSVEFMFDHTCNFRIPAEGQDVEELELEMIDFGVEEIFADEDGIVMYAPFESFGSIQKELENRGLEILSSGFDRIAQVTKELTPEQVADVEKLLEKIEEDDDVMNVFHTMAE; encoded by the coding sequence ATGGGAAGAGCATTTGAATTTAGAAAAGCCCGTAAAATGAAGCGTTGGGGCGCTATGGCAAAAACATTTACTAAAATTGGTAAAGACATTGTAATGGCAGTTAAAGAAGGCGGTCCAAATCCTGAAACAAACTCGCGTTTACGTGCCGTAATACAAAATGCAAAGGCAGCTAACATGCCTAAAGACAATATTGAAAGAGCAATAAAAAAAGCATCTGACAAAGATACTGCTAACTATAAAGAAGTTTTATTTGAAGGCTATGCTCCACATGGGATTGCTATTTTAATTGAAACTGCAACCGACAATAACAACAGAACGGTTGCTAATATTAGAAGTTATTTCAACAAATGTAATGGAACTCTAGGCACACAGGGTTCGGTTGAATTTATGTTTGACCATACGTGTAACTTCCGTATTCCGGCAGAAGGTCAAGATGTAGAAGAGTTAGAATTAGAAATGATTGACTTTGGGGTAGAAGAAATTTTTGCTGATGAAGACGGTATTGTAATGTATGCGCCTTTTGAAAGTTTTGGATCCATTCAAAAAGAATTAGAAAACAGAGGCTTAGAGATTTTATCTTCTGGATTTGATCGTATTGCACAAGTAACCAAAGAATTAACTCCTGAGCAAGTTGCTGATGTGGAGAAGTTATTAGAAAAAATAGAGGAAGACGATGATGTAATGAACGTTTTCCATACCATGGCAGAATAA
- a CDS encoding DUF2752 domain-containing protein, with the protein MSLVRKLLFYITNIITIIAPIALLFFPIDFFDKGESICLSVQLAGIECYACGLTKAIMHLLHFDFNGAWNFNKLSFIVFPMMGVLWVKAIYDIQGKRMPGFIGKLTYPKEA; encoded by the coding sequence ATGAGTTTAGTCCGTAAACTACTTTTTTACATCACAAATATTATAACTATTATAGCACCAATAGCTTTATTGTTTTTTCCTATAGATTTTTTCGACAAAGGTGAAAGCATTTGTTTATCAGTGCAATTGGCTGGAATAGAATGTTATGCTTGTGGTTTAACAAAAGCTATTATGCATCTTTTACATTTTGACTTTAATGGTGCTTGGAATTTTAATAAATTATCTTTTATCGTATTTCCAATGATGGGAGTGCTTTGGGTAAAAGCTATTTATGATATACAAGGTAAAAGGATGCCGGGATTTATTGGCAAACTAACTTATCCAAAAGAGGCTTAG
- a CDS encoding TM2 domain-containing protein, producing MKIKLFLTLLMFVFGALTVSYASFPVERTTTNNTTVIENQKDEFTSPAAAAEGKSQVIALILCLVVGGIGIHRFYLGYTWQGIVQLLTLGGCGIWSLIDLIRIITGDLQPKNGSYTKTL from the coding sequence ATGAAAATCAAATTATTTTTAACCCTTTTAATGTTCGTATTCGGAGCTTTAACAGTTTCTTATGCTTCTTTCCCTGTTGAGAGAACAACAACAAACAACACAACTGTTATAGAAAATCAAAAAGACGAATTTACTTCACCAGCTGCTGCTGCAGAAGGAAAAAGCCAAGTTATTGCTTTAATTTTATGTCTTGTTGTAGGTGGTATAGGAATCCACAGATTTTATTTAGGTTACACTTGGCAAGGTATTGTTCAATTGTTAACTCTTGGTGGATGTGGCATTTGGTCTCTTATTGATTTAATCAGAATTATTACTGGAGACTTACAACCTAAAAACGGAAGTTATACTAAAACACTATAA